The Megalobrama amblycephala isolate DHTTF-2021 linkage group LG13, ASM1881202v1, whole genome shotgun sequence genome contains a region encoding:
- the LOC125244171 gene encoding transmembrane protein 158, whose product MLSISLTLLLALTATARCSNSWSDEDLLLPPINSSGRFLASLEVDVGYSKRSVEEPEASSQCNVSVERLPTKLVARWDSNFGFQCDVLMYTTNNHGKAFFSAAFNRAISPVYIEHLGVTGGQQEFRLCVGCGLSRYRRFRRGRSEGQQTGDSVHFCCVDFALDELKGDRSWRLNRKPIESTLVACFMTLVIIIWSVAALIWPVPIIAGFLPNGMEQRRPR is encoded by the coding sequence ATGCTGAGCATCTCCCTCACTCTCCTACTGGCTCTGACCGCTACCGCCCGCTGCTCCAACAGCTGGAGCGACGAGGACCTGCTGCTGCCGCCCATCAACTCCTCCGGCAGATTCCTGGCCAGCCTGGAAGTGGATGTGGGCTACTCGAAGAGATCCGTGGAGGAGCCCGAAGCCTCCTCGCAGTGCAACGTGAGCGTGGAGAGACTCCCCACCAAACTCGTGGCGCGCTGGGACAGCAACTTCGGCTTCCAGTGCGACGTGCTCATGTACACCACCAACAACCACGGCAAGGCGTTCTTCTCCGCCGCCTTCAACCGCGCGATCTCGCCGGTGTACATCGAGCACCTGGGCGTCACGGGCGGCCAGCAGGAGTTCCGCCTGTGCGTCGGATGCGGTCTGTCCAGGTACCGGAGATTCAGACGGGGCAGGTCAGAGGGTCAGCAGACGGGCGACTCCGTGCATTTCTGCTGCGTGGATTTCGCTCTGGACGAGCTGAAGGGGGACCGGAGCTGGAGGCTCAACCGCAAACCCATCGAATCCACTCTGGTGGCTTGTTTCATGACTTTAGTCATCATAATATGGAGCGTCGCTGCCCTCATATGGCCAGTTCCCATTATCGCAGGATTTCTGCCCAATGGAATGGAGCAGAGAAGGCCGAGGTAA